A window of the Synergistota bacterium genome harbors these coding sequences:
- the mltG gene encoding endolytic transglycosylase MltG: protein MRFLIFGIAVALFSYSLLFPFNFNDMPPLPKGERISFYVYPGEGIASVGEKLKRLKVIKSVELFFDEAKRSRLSIRAGGYFLSEGMSVYEAIEAFKGKPILEKVTIPEGLTAKEIAKVFFEREIITSEEEFLNLVFNGKDLFKGFKFLKDIPSSSVEGYLFPDTYHFPKRTPSKDVISAMLKRFERVISPKMLEELSKLGLSFHEVIILASIVEKEGQRDEEYPIIAAVFYNRLKRGMKLESCATVEYLLKERKARLSLEDLKINSPYNTYIYKGLPPGPICNPGLKSITAVFFPARVDYLYFVSKGDGGHHFSRTYEEHVEAKNRYLKGTGQEGN, encoded by the coding sequence ATGAGGTTTTTAATCTTTGGAATTGCTGTAGCTTTATTCTCATACTCCTTGCTTTTCCCCTTTAACTTTAATGATATGCCTCCCTTGCCTAAGGGGGAGAGGATAAGTTTTTACGTTTATCCGGGAGAAGGGATTGCCTCTGTTGGAGAAAAGCTTAAAAGGTTAAAGGTTATTAAGAGTGTGGAGCTTTTCTTTGACGAAGCAAAACGTAGCAGATTATCTATTAGAGCTGGTGGATACTTCTTAAGTGAAGGCATGAGCGTTTACGAGGCTATAGAGGCTTTCAAGGGGAAGCCTATCCTTGAGAAGGTAACGATACCTGAAGGTTTGACAGCGAAGGAGATAGCTAAGGTTTTCTTTGAGAGGGAGATAATTACCTCTGAGGAGGAGTTTTTAAATTTAGTATTTAACGGGAAGGATCTTTTTAAAGGTTTTAAGTTTCTCAAGGATATACCATCCTCAAGCGTTGAGGGATATCTTTTCCCAGATACTTATCACTTTCCGAAGCGTACGCCTTCTAAAGATGTTATAAGCGCTATGCTTAAAAGATTCGAAAGGGTTATAAGCCCTAAGATGCTTGAGGAGCTTTCTAAGTTAGGTTTAAGCTTCCATGAGGTTATAATACTTGCCTCTATAGTGGAGAAAGAGGGGCAAAGGGATGAGGAGTATCCTATAATAGCTGCTGTGTTCTATAACAGGCTTAAGAGAGGAATGAAGCTTGAATCTTGTGCTACTGTGGAGTACCTATTAAAGGAGAGAAAGGCTCGCCTGAGCTTGGAGGATTTAAAGATAAATTCTCCTTATAATACATATATATATAAAGGATTGCCGCCCGGGCCTATATGCAATCCTGGTTTAAAGTCAATTACGGCGGTTTTCTTTCCCGCTAGGGTTGACTACCTTTATTTTGTAAGCAAGGGGGATGGAGGTCACCACTTTTCAAGGACTTATGAAGAACATGTCGAGGCCAAGAATAGATATCTCAAAGGAACCGGACAAGAGGGTAATTAA
- a CDS encoding cupin domain-containing protein produces the protein MLVKDEDRSQPVVRENFRGGEGKVYISYFVNEERSSPGALRIMKIVIPPGSSIGYHQHVGEEEVYFILKGRGEVNDNGNILEVKPGDMVLTRSGFYHGIKCIGEEPLELFAMVSKV, from the coding sequence ATGCTTGTTAAAGATGAGGATAGAAGCCAACCTGTGGTAAGGGAGAATTTTAGAGGAGGGGAAGGCAAGGTTTATATAAGTTATTTTGTTAATGAGGAAAGGAGCTCCCCTGGAGCTCTTAGGATAATGAAAATTGTGATCCCTCCAGGTTCCTCAATTGGCTATCATCAGCATGTAGGTGAGGAGGAAGTTTACTTTATATTAAAAGGTAGGGGAGAGGTTAACGATAACGGTAATATATTAGAGGTAAAGCCTGGAGATATGGTTTTAACAAGAAGCGGTTTTTATCATGGAATAAAGTGTATCGGTGAGGAGCCTTTAGAGCTTTTTGCCATGGTGAGCAAGGTTTAA
- a CDS encoding TldD/PmbA family protein, producing MSYKELILKALDGIYNLGDLSDVFIEHSSGEAIKIEDNKLEISTYGIKRGMGLRVVKGEGTYYFHGLPEVSFLEEGIRAIREALKDKRLGKLVSKGISRKEMVCLKRVSIEEIADLLWKLNDFFRKNEFVKQVTLSYRRSYQEVWVGNDDGDVVSDLRIYTFLTMGVVVEKDGKLEIGYEVIGGTKGDEILSERDPLVVAERVLKRALITISAEPSPAGIMDVVIAGEAGGTMIHEACGHGLEADIVRKESSVYADKIGQEVASPLITLVDDGSLNGLGGSIGFDDEGIPAQRTILIEKGILKGYLTDRLSSKRMDLPLTGNGRREGFEDFPIPRMTNTFLEPGESSFEEIVSSVEKGLLVLKMGGGEVNPTDGNFVFKVNEGYLIEKGKIGKPVRGAILVGNGPEVLKNIKMLGKDLAFDVGICGKDGQSVPVGDGQPTMLVGGLVVGGEG from the coding sequence TTGAGCTATAAAGAGCTTATCCTGAAAGCGCTTGATGGTATTTATAATCTTGGGGATCTAAGCGACGTTTTTATAGAGCATTCAAGTGGTGAGGCAATAAAGATAGAGGATAATAAGCTTGAGATTTCCACATATGGAATTAAGAGGGGAATGGGTTTGAGAGTCGTTAAAGGGGAAGGTACTTACTACTTCCATGGGCTTCCTGAAGTTAGCTTTCTTGAGGAAGGTATCAGGGCTATAAGGGAGGCGTTAAAAGATAAAAGGTTAGGTAAGTTGGTTAGTAAAGGGATTTCAAGGAAGGAGATGGTTTGTCTTAAAAGGGTCTCTATTGAGGAGATAGCCGATCTCTTGTGGAAGCTTAATGACTTCTTTAGAAAGAACGAGTTCGTTAAGCAGGTTACTCTCTCTTATAGGAGGTCTTATCAGGAGGTTTGGGTTGGTAACGACGATGGTGATGTGGTTAGCGATCTTAGAATTTATACCTTTCTTACTATGGGGGTTGTGGTGGAGAAGGATGGGAAACTTGAGATTGGTTATGAGGTTATAGGTGGAACCAAGGGAGATGAGATCTTAAGCGAAAGGGATCCACTTGTAGTTGCGGAACGTGTGCTAAAGAGGGCCTTAATCACTATCTCTGCTGAGCCTTCCCCTGCTGGAATTATGGATGTGGTTATAGCTGGTGAAGCGGGAGGTACGATGATACATGAAGCGTGCGGTCATGGTCTTGAGGCAGACATAGTTAGAAAAGAGAGCTCCGTTTATGCTGATAAGATAGGGCAGGAGGTCGCATCTCCTCTTATTACGCTGGTTGACGATGGAAGTCTTAATGGTTTGGGAGGAAGCATAGGCTTTGATGACGAGGGTATACCTGCTCAAAGAACGATCTTAATAGAGAAGGGTATCTTAAAGGGATATCTAACTGATAGGCTTTCCTCGAAAAGAATGGATCTTCCTTTGACCGGCAATGGAAGAAGGGAAGGCTTTGAGGATTTTCCTATTCCAAGAATGACTAACACCTTTCTTGAGCCGGGAGAAAGCTCCTTTGAAGAGATAGTGTCTTCTGTTGAAAAAGGGCTTTTGGTTTTAAAAATGGGTGGTGGAGAGGTTAACCCAACGGATGGTAATTTTGTTTTTAAGGTTAACGAAGGCTATCTTATAGAGAAAGGGAAGATAGGTAAGCCTGTTAGAGGTGCTATACTTGTGGGGAATGGCCCTGAGGTATTGAAAAATATAAAGATGTTAGGGAAGGATTTGGCCTTTGATGTAGGTATTTGCGGTAAAGATGGACAAAGCGTCCCTGTAGGGGATGGACAACCTACCATGCTTGTGGGAGGGTTGGTCGTCGGTGGTGAGGGATAA
- a CDS encoding 50S ribosome-binding GTPase, which produces MKRCLGCGVPLQSDNPEDAGYIPSEKINDPEALCQRCFKIKHYGEFKAVSVESFPFDELFKAVDFVCFIVDAVDFEGSWALEGFRNKENVWLIINKMDLLPFSKEEVVEWVRKERGWGNKLFLLSARKGWGLKGFWKELTFVCKGKKVAFMGVTNVGKSSLVSRLLSDDSITVSPWPGTTIDIVKRELPDGTVFIDTPGLVPVGRLYDMLCPDCQKKVVPSKKLSGKVFSLREGKSLALGGVAAITVLEGRFLLKPFVSYEVPLHRTSERRLKEIFSGGPCNWLKLPCKGCFRRIEEIGWCEEVLTVRGGRDVAISGLGWISFFEGEGKLRLTVPYGVKFNLRGSIRR; this is translated from the coding sequence ATGAAAAGATGCTTGGGATGTGGAGTTCCTCTTCAGAGCGATAACCCTGAAGATGCTGGTTACATTCCTTCTGAAAAGATTAATGATCCTGAAGCTTTGTGTCAAAGGTGCTTCAAAATAAAACATTATGGGGAATTTAAGGCGGTCTCCGTTGAAAGCTTTCCTTTTGATGAGCTTTTTAAAGCTGTTGATTTTGTTTGCTTTATAGTTGATGCGGTTGACTTTGAAGGTAGCTGGGCCTTAGAGGGGTTCAGGAATAAAGAGAACGTTTGGCTTATCATTAATAAGATGGATCTTCTTCCCTTTTCTAAGGAGGAAGTGGTGGAATGGGTAAGGAAAGAAAGGGGATGGGGTAATAAGTTATTTTTGCTTTCCGCTCGGAAGGGATGGGGATTAAAGGGCTTTTGGAAAGAGCTTACCTTCGTATGTAAGGGGAAAAAGGTGGCCTTTATGGGTGTCACCAATGTAGGTAAAAGTAGCCTAGTTAGCAGGCTTTTAAGCGATGATAGTATAACGGTTTCTCCTTGGCCTGGGACTACCATAGATATCGTTAAAAGGGAGCTCCCTGATGGCACGGTTTTTATTGATACCCCTGGTCTTGTTCCAGTGGGAAGACTTTACGATATGTTATGTCCTGATTGTCAGAAAAAGGTTGTGCCTTCCAAAAAGCTCTCGGGAAAGGTTTTCTCCTTAAGGGAGGGTAAGAGTTTAGCCTTAGGTGGTGTTGCGGCGATAACTGTTCTTGAAGGTCGTTTCCTTTTAAAGCCCTTCGTTTCTTATGAGGTTCCATTACACAGGACAAGTGAGAGGAGATTAAAGGAGATATTTTCAGGCGGCCCTTGTAATTGGCTTAAGCTTCCTTGTAAGGGTTGCTTTAGGAGGATAGAGGAGATAGGTTGGTGCGAGGAGGTTCTGACCGTAAGGGGAGGAAGGGATGTGGCGATATCTGGTTTAGGCTGGATTTCCTTTTTTGAGGGTGAGGGTAAACTAAGGCTAACGGTTCCCTATGGAGTTAAATTTAATCTAAGAGGAAGCATAAGGAGGTGA
- a CDS encoding helix-turn-helix transcriptional regulator, with protein sequence MDIGKKIKSLRKKKGLTLQELSQRSGVSPGYISMLERGFKKSPTIEVLKKLAAGLEVNLSELIGEEIINFEADEKTKILLRAADELSKLDLESLESLLKAIKELKKKEGE encoded by the coding sequence ATGGATATAGGTAAGAAGATAAAGAGCCTAAGAAAGAAGAAAGGGCTAACCTTACAAGAGCTATCTCAAAGAAGCGGTGTTTCTCCAGGCTACATCTCAATGCTTGAGAGAGGATTTAAAAAATCGCCCACCATAGAAGTGCTCAAAAAGCTCGCCGCTGGCCTCGAGGTCAATCTATCGGAGCTTATAGGGGAGGAAATTATAAACTTCGAAGCAGATGAAAAAACCAAGATATTACTCAGAGCAGCTGATGAGCTTTCCAAACTTGATTTAGAAAGCTTAGAGAGCCTTCTTAAAGCCATAAAGGAGCTTAAAAAGAAAGAGGGAGAATGA
- a CDS encoding DUF445 family protein: MEYIIFPIVASFVGWITNVIAIKLLFRPYKPFKVPFLKFEIQGVLPKRKKAIAKAIADIVEEELLSKDDVWAKLGSPEIESALVKRILSLIEERIKEFYPSWLPEKFMFPLSYFLNGWLERRIREAISEIREKVREEILEKLTLKDIIESKVNSFEFKEFERIVMRVASREFRFVEIAGGVLGLFIGLIQVVILNALR; encoded by the coding sequence ATGGAGTATATAATTTTTCCTATTGTAGCCTCCTTTGTGGGATGGATAACTAACGTAATTGCTATAAAGTTGCTTTTTAGACCTTATAAGCCTTTTAAGGTCCCCTTTTTGAAGTTTGAGATACAGGGGGTATTGCCAAAAAGAAAAAAAGCCATAGCTAAAGCTATAGCGGATATAGTAGAGGAGGAGTTGCTTTCTAAGGATGATGTTTGGGCCAAACTTGGAAGCCCAGAGATAGAGAGCGCTTTAGTTAAAAGAATTTTATCTCTTATCGAAGAGAGAATTAAGGAGTTTTATCCTTCATGGCTTCCTGAGAAGTTTATGTTTCCGTTGTCTTACTTTTTAAATGGCTGGCTCGAGAGAAGGATTAGAGAGGCTATTTCTGAAATAAGGGAGAAGGTAAGAGAGGAAATCTTAGAGAAGCTAACCTTAAAGGATATAATAGAAAGTAAGGTTAACTCTTTTGAGTTTAAAGAGTTTGAAAGGATCGTTATGCGGGTGGCTTCGAGGGAGTTTCGTTTTGTTGAGATAGCGGGAGGAGTTTTAGGCTTATTTATAGGACTCATTCAGGTTGTGATTCTTAATGCATTGAGGTGA
- a CDS encoding DUF4911 domain-containing protein, which produces MSRPRIDISKEPDKRVIKTFFKLSPENIYYLCSIFQCYDEIGEIRTVDPKEGIIVLISTPSCLPICMKVIEGLREEGLNIEEIKDEKMLGMWSSSSER; this is translated from the coding sequence ATGTCGAGGCCAAGAATAGATATCTCAAAGGAACCGGACAAGAGGGTAATTAAGACTTTCTTTAAGCTTAGTCCTGAAAATATATACTATCTCTGTTCTATATTTCAGTGCTACGATGAGATAGGAGAAATAAGAACTGTAGATCCTAAGGAAGGCATTATTGTGTTAATTAGTACCCCCTCTTGTCTTCCCATATGTATGAAGGTTATAGAAGGTTTAAGAGAAGAGGGCTTAAACATAGAGGAGATAAAGGATGAAAAGATGCTTGGGATGTGGAGTTCCTCTTCAGAGCGATAA
- the purL gene encoding phosphoribosylformylglycinamidine synthase subunit PurL, with protein sequence MRYLEELKKALGREPTFVELQAFSITWSEHCGYCHTKEYIKKLPGVKRELNAGVVELGNGYVASFKIESHNHPSAVEPYNGAATGVGGIIRDILAMGTRPTAILDSLHMHTINQGIISGIADYGNSIGVPTVGGELRICDEYKYNPLVNVMAVGIGKRDDILPSQANSPNEVIVVFGAPTGRDGIGGASFASRELQEEEEKIHIQVGDPFMEKLLIEAFLKMVEERLITGAQDLGAGGILSATCELMSKGNLGGIVYLDKAPLREPDMEGWEILISESQERMAVVTTRDKVKRVLEIVREFMLYGDVIAELNESGIYKAVFKGETILEVPAKLLTEAPTEPAFIYEPSPLPNFGETRISFKDVDAHEVFEQYDYMVGTDTIVAPGSGAALMRIKGTKIGYALAVHSRADLADIDPYWGTYIAVLETARKIRTVGARPLGITNGINYGDPDMDPMRLAGIIYGLKRGAEELKIPIVSGNASLYNTFKGIAIPPTLIVGMLGKVEDVEKVPLRFKPSTIYAMGWPDFDPKREELLLRTIDYCISKGYRVYSSSRLITETLKNKIEKEGLSLEIRNMPKINKSHQMILVFADEPIETLAPPVLEVGRLC encoded by the coding sequence ATGAGATACCTAGAGGAACTTAAAAAAGCTTTAGGAAGGGAGCCTACCTTCGTTGAGTTGCAGGCTTTTAGCATAACTTGGAGCGAACACTGCGGTTATTGTCATACTAAAGAATATATAAAAAAGCTCCCAGGAGTTAAAAGAGAGCTTAACGCAGGAGTAGTTGAGCTTGGAAACGGATATGTAGCGAGCTTTAAGATAGAAAGCCACAACCATCCAAGTGCTGTTGAGCCCTATAACGGAGCTGCAACAGGGGTTGGAGGTATAATAAGGGATATATTAGCTATGGGAACAAGACCAACAGCTATACTAGATTCTCTTCACATGCATACGATAAATCAAGGAATAATAAGCGGAATAGCTGATTATGGAAACTCCATTGGTGTTCCAACAGTTGGAGGAGAATTAAGAATATGCGATGAATATAAATACAACCCCCTTGTAAACGTCATGGCGGTAGGGATAGGAAAGCGCGATGATATCCTTCCATCGCAAGCTAACTCCCCAAATGAGGTTATAGTCGTCTTTGGCGCTCCAACGGGAAGAGATGGCATAGGAGGAGCATCCTTCGCATCCAGAGAGCTTCAAGAGGAAGAGGAAAAAATACACATCCAGGTTGGAGATCCCTTTATGGAAAAGCTTCTTATAGAAGCCTTCCTAAAGATGGTGGAGGAAAGGCTTATAACCGGAGCACAGGACCTGGGAGCAGGCGGAATCCTCTCTGCAACTTGCGAGCTTATGAGCAAAGGAAACTTAGGTGGAATAGTTTACCTTGACAAAGCCCCCTTAAGGGAACCAGATATGGAAGGATGGGAAATATTAATAAGTGAAAGTCAAGAGCGAATGGCTGTTGTAACGACACGAGATAAAGTAAAAAGAGTTTTGGAAATCGTAAGAGAGTTTATGCTTTACGGAGACGTAATAGCAGAGCTTAACGAAAGCGGGATATATAAAGCGGTCTTTAAGGGAGAGACTATCTTAGAAGTACCAGCGAAGCTTTTAACCGAGGCACCAACGGAGCCAGCTTTTATATACGAACCTTCTCCCTTGCCCAACTTTGGTGAAACCAGGATATCCTTTAAGGATGTAGATGCTCACGAGGTCTTCGAGCAATATGATTACATGGTAGGAACAGACACTATAGTAGCTCCGGGAAGCGGAGCTGCTTTGATGAGAATAAAGGGAACAAAGATAGGATATGCTTTAGCGGTCCATTCTAGGGCAGACCTTGCTGATATAGACCCCTACTGGGGAACCTATATAGCAGTGTTAGAAACTGCAAGAAAAATAAGAACAGTAGGTGCTCGTCCTCTTGGAATAACAAACGGAATAAACTATGGCGACCCTGATATGGATCCTATGAGACTTGCAGGGATAATTTATGGACTTAAAAGAGGGGCTGAGGAACTTAAGATACCTATTGTATCAGGCAATGCATCGCTCTATAATACCTTTAAGGGCATAGCCATACCTCCCACTCTCATAGTTGGAATGCTTGGAAAGGTCGAAGATGTAGAAAAGGTACCCTTAAGGTTTAAGCCGTCAACCATTTACGCTATGGGTTGGCCAGACTTTGATCCAAAAAGAGAGGAGCTACTTTTAAGAACGATAGATTACTGCATCAGTAAAGGGTACAGGGTTTACTCCTCATCGAGACTTATAACAGAAACCCTTAAAAATAAGATAGAGAAAGAGGGGTTATCCTTGGAGATTAGAAACATGCCTAAGATTAATAAATCTCACCAGATGATCTTAGTCTTTGCAGATGAACCAATAGAAACCTTAGCCCCACCGGTATTGGAGGTGGGAAGACTTTGTTAA
- a CDS encoding sensor domain-containing diguanylate cyclase: MSKEPLEKYKLLFDSAKDAIIILEEYKIKELNESAKRLFAHSEDELIGKPLNSLIPIPQEVLEEILKGKERVLEAEYSKKNGTLIEIEINLSKATFEGKDYIFAFIKDVTKRKRELKRLFFISIIDPLTGAYNRRYFKQRLEEEVERAKRTGRSFSLIMFDLDRFKEINDTYGHEVGDLTLKKVGRAVKERIRKTDIFARWGGEEFFILLPETDLTGAIKLAEDLRERISQIEIPHGEKVTASFGVTSYHPGDSPKDLRTRADSLLYKSKASGKNCISFG, from the coding sequence TTGAGCAAAGAGCCCTTAGAGAAGTATAAGCTTCTCTTTGATAGCGCAAAAGATGCGATAATAATATTAGAGGAATATAAGATTAAAGAGCTTAATGAAAGCGCAAAGAGGTTATTTGCACACTCGGAGGATGAGCTGATAGGTAAGCCTTTAAATTCCCTCATCCCTATACCCCAAGAGGTTCTGGAAGAAATCCTCAAGGGAAAGGAAAGAGTTTTAGAAGCGGAGTATTCGAAAAAGAATGGGACCCTTATCGAAATCGAAATAAATTTAAGCAAAGCTACCTTTGAGGGTAAAGATTACATTTTTGCCTTCATTAAAGATGTTACTAAAAGGAAGAGGGAGCTTAAAAGGCTCTTTTTTATATCCATAATAGATCCCCTAACGGGAGCTTATAATAGACGCTACTTTAAACAGAGGCTAGAAGAGGAAGTAGAAAGAGCTAAGCGAACGGGAAGATCCTTTTCTTTAATAATGTTTGATTTAGATAGATTTAAGGAAATAAACGATACCTATGGACATGAAGTGGGAGACCTAACTCTTAAAAAGGTAGGAAGAGCGGTAAAGGAAAGAATAAGAAAAACGGACATTTTCGCCAGATGGGGTGGAGAAGAGTTCTTTATACTCCTTCCTGAAACAGATCTTACAGGAGCAATTAAACTCGCTGAAGATCTGAGAGAAAGGATAAGCCAAATAGAAATACCTCACGGAGAAAAGGTAACCGCAAGCTTCGGTGTTACAAGCTATCATCCTGGAGATAGTCCAAAAGACTTAAGGACAAGAGCGGATAGCCTTCTTTATAAATCAAAAGCCTCCGGAAAAAACTGCATAAGCTTCGGGTAA
- a CDS encoding ferredoxin yields the protein MIVKINMDECIGCGVCVQLCPEVFELDEEEGKAKVVKPKGADCAQEAADNCPVGAIIIE from the coding sequence ATGATTGTAAAGATTAATATGGATGAATGCATAGGTTGTGGAGTATGCGTTCAGCTATGTCCTGAGGTATTCGAGCTCGATGAGGAAGAGGGAAAGGCTAAGGTTGTGAAACCTAAAGGTGCTGATTGTGCTCAGGAGGCTGCAGATAACTGCCCTGTTGGTGCAATAATAATTGAGTAG
- the purS gene encoding phosphoribosylformylglycinamidine synthase subunit PurS produces MSENKGSSYRFVIDIQYKSHIRDPRGETIKRVLSEKEGLPVKSLRVGKSIHIEVETNSEEEAFKVVDEACKRLLVNPVVERYEVRRL; encoded by the coding sequence TTGTCAGAAAATAAGGGAAGTAGTTATAGATTTGTTATCGATATACAATATAAAAGCCATATAAGAGACCCAAGGGGAGAGACCATAAAGAGAGTATTAAGTGAAAAGGAGGGGTTACCCGTTAAGAGCTTAAGGGTTGGAAAATCCATACATATCGAGGTTGAAACAAACAGCGAAGAGGAAGCATTCAAAGTGGTTGACGAAGCCTGCAAGAGGCTACTTGTAAACCCCGTTGTTGAAAGATATGAGGTGCGAAGATTATGA
- the purQ gene encoding phosphoribosylformylglycinamidine synthase subunit PurQ has protein sequence MKAAVVVFPGSNCDRDLFYALRYVGFDVEYIFKKGPLDKFDLITIPGGFSYGDYLRPGAVAAREEIGEEIKKEALKGKPILGICNGFQILVEMGLLPGALLQNPSGKFSCKWIEFEVVDSETPFTILYNKGEKIKLPIANGFGRYVKGNKEPRVVFKYTENINDSDDLIAGIASEDGNILALMPHPERAYDKLLGGEDGLKLFQSIKLSLEKRGEIR, from the coding sequence ATGAAAGCGGCGGTAGTAGTTTTCCCAGGATCTAACTGCGACAGAGATTTATTTTATGCCTTGAGATACGTAGGATTTGATGTAGAATATATATTTAAAAAAGGCCCTCTTGATAAGTTCGACCTTATAACTATACCAGGTGGTTTTTCTTACGGAGACTATCTCAGACCTGGAGCGGTTGCAGCAAGAGAGGAAATAGGAGAAGAGATAAAAAAGGAGGCTTTAAAAGGAAAACCAATACTCGGTATATGTAACGGTTTTCAAATACTTGTTGAGATGGGATTACTTCCTGGTGCCCTCCTTCAAAACCCATCAGGCAAGTTCAGCTGTAAGTGGATAGAGTTTGAGGTGGTTGACAGTGAAACCCCCTTCACCATACTTTATAATAAAGGGGAGAAAATAAAATTACCTATAGCCAATGGCTTCGGAAGATATGTAAAGGGAAATAAGGAACCAAGGGTAGTTTTCAAATACACAGAGAATATAAATGATTCCGATGACCTGATAGCAGGAATAGCAAGTGAAGATGGAAATATATTGGCCTTAATGCCTCACCCTGAAAGAGCCTACGACAAGCTCCTGGGGGGAGAAGATGGGTTGAAGCTTTTTCAGTCCATTAAGCTCTCTCTTGAAAAAAGAGGTGAGATCCGATGA
- a CDS encoding ImmA/IrrE family metallo-endopeptidase, protein MSLPVNLDEIASSLGIVLIPYNLPPSICGLAYLGRKKFIIYNSNHSLTRQRFTIAHEIYHIENHLMGERPLKKDKRILEEEANRGAARILLPYKDLREHIEDGYWKYDLTSLARKAIVSPLTLIKRLNETKLLKVSLYKLSIKGNNLSIVKLYGDPSPLPSKAILFEGAKGKEFFFRKDGHFFHFSRYGKSPLLYAYVI, encoded by the coding sequence ATGAGCCTTCCAGTAAACTTAGACGAAATCGCCTCTAGCCTCGGAATAGTATTAATACCCTATAATCTTCCGCCATCCATATGCGGACTAGCATACCTGGGAAGAAAAAAATTCATAATCTATAACTCAAATCACTCATTAACTAGACAGAGATTTACTATAGCACATGAGATATATCATATAGAAAATCATCTCATGGGAGAAAGACCCTTGAAGAAGGATAAGAGAATTCTCGAAGAAGAGGCAAATAGGGGAGCAGCACGGATTTTGCTACCCTATAAAGATCTGAGAGAACACATAGAGGATGGCTATTGGAAATACGACTTGACTTCCCTTGCGAGAAAGGCTATAGTATCACCTTTAACCCTTATAAAGAGGCTTAATGAGACAAAGCTTCTTAAAGTCTCTTTGTATAAATTGAGCATAAAGGGAAACAACCTATCGATAGTTAAACTTTACGGCGATCCTTCTCCCTTGCCCAGCAAAGCGATCCTATTTGAGGGAGCTAAGGGAAAGGAGTTCTTCTTTAGGAAAGATGGCCACTTTTTCCACTTCTCTAGATATGGGAAAAGCCCTTTACTTTATGCATATGTGATATAA